Proteins encoded by one window of Kribbella italica:
- a CDS encoding GNAT family N-acetyltransferase, with product MPTDVTVTNNPDRQRYEAVVGKATLAGYVEYQETSELVVLTHTEVDATRAGRGIGGALARGALDDIRERRLKALVLCPFIIGWLRNHPDYRDLLFNAPPSKVSD from the coding sequence ATGCCGACCGACGTCACCGTGACCAACAACCCGGACCGACAGCGCTACGAGGCTGTTGTCGGCAAGGCGACACTCGCTGGGTACGTCGAGTACCAGGAGACCAGCGAGTTGGTCGTGCTGACCCACACCGAGGTCGACGCGACCCGCGCGGGGCGAGGGATCGGTGGCGCCCTTGCCCGCGGGGCTCTTGACGACATCCGCGAGCGTCGGCTGAAGGCGCTGGTGCTCTGCCCCTTCATCATCGGTTGGCTGCGCAACCACCCCGACTACCGGGACCTGCTCTTCAACGCACCCCCGTCCAAAGTCAGCGACTAG
- a CDS encoding AAA family ATPase, with the protein MELVGRRAEREAVERLLAEARAGQSGSLTISGEAGIGKTALLEHARSVAARSGFRVEGAIGLLPESQFAFGALHQLCTPLLGRLDALPEPQQIALRTAFGQQAGVAPDRFLIGLAVLNLLSEVAEAEPLLCIVDDAHWLDEASAQVLAFVARRVAAEQLALLLCVRDPTDDGDLRSFVGLPELHLTALTESDARALLAAAVPTPLDDEVRDRVVAEARGNPLALLELPRSAPPTRLAGGFEPPHELSVPRRVEEMFRLRSRDLPSGTRLLLLLAAADPTGDAAVLWRAAATLGIEPEAAAPAEAAGLLEIGSRVRFRHPLVRSAVYRDCSEPDRRRVHGALAAATDPHSDPDRRAWHRARAVLGADEEVAAELERSAGRARARGGLAAAAAFLQQAAELTPEPARRASRALTAAQAKHAAGASETALELLTIAASGPLDALRNARTALLRAQISFHLSRGGQVPRMLLDAAETLAPLDPALARETYLDAFDAALITGGEAVTVARAAQAAPKAAVPPLPSDLLLDGLVKTFTVGQEAGAPALRLALRAFRDEPDSGRSADGQSNRWLWLAARNAVGLLDDELVHVLASRHVRLARETGALATLPAALSFMTSVLTLTGELARAGELAAESRSISEAIGAVHLRHGAVMLAAWRGDQAVAAHLNDITLQDFANPSGGGEVAVAHYSMAVLHNGLGNYAQAQAAAALACDSDELGLASVGLPEFIEAAVRTDHPDVAASALEQFSARALACNTPWALGLTARSRALTTAGAVAEKNYREAIEQLGQSRMNSETARAHLVYGEWLRREGRRQDAREQLRTAHVLLSAMGADAFAARAARELRATGEHPRKRSAQPTDALTPHELQIARLVATGATTREVGAQLFLSPRTIEAHLRSIFRKLGITSRRQLKDLQLA; encoded by the coding sequence GTGGAACTCGTGGGCCGGCGTGCCGAGCGCGAGGCAGTCGAACGTCTGCTCGCGGAGGCACGAGCTGGACAGAGTGGGTCGCTGACCATCTCTGGCGAGGCCGGCATAGGCAAGACGGCGCTGCTCGAGCATGCTCGCTCGGTGGCAGCCCGGTCAGGGTTCCGGGTGGAAGGGGCGATCGGCCTTCTCCCCGAAAGTCAGTTCGCGTTCGGAGCCCTCCACCAGCTGTGCACGCCGCTCCTGGGACGCCTCGACGCGTTGCCCGAGCCACAGCAGATCGCCCTCCGTACTGCGTTCGGGCAACAGGCCGGTGTTGCCCCGGACCGCTTCCTGATCGGGTTGGCCGTCCTGAACCTGCTGTCCGAGGTTGCCGAGGCGGAGCCGCTGCTGTGCATCGTCGACGACGCCCACTGGCTGGACGAGGCGTCCGCACAAGTGCTGGCCTTCGTGGCCCGTCGGGTGGCGGCAGAGCAGCTGGCGCTGTTGCTGTGCGTGCGCGACCCCACCGATGACGGTGACCTCCGTTCGTTCGTCGGCCTGCCCGAGCTTCACCTGACCGCGCTGACCGAGAGCGACGCGCGGGCGCTGTTGGCCGCCGCAGTTCCTACTCCGCTCGACGACGAGGTGCGCGACCGGGTCGTCGCTGAGGCGCGCGGGAACCCCCTTGCGCTGCTCGAGCTGCCCCGGAGTGCGCCGCCGACGCGACTGGCCGGCGGCTTCGAGCCGCCCCATGAGCTGAGTGTGCCGCGCCGCGTCGAGGAGATGTTTCGGCTGCGCTCGAGGGACCTGCCGTCCGGGACGCGATTGCTGTTGCTGCTCGCGGCAGCCGACCCGACCGGCGACGCAGCCGTGTTGTGGCGCGCGGCCGCGACGCTGGGGATCGAGCCTGAGGCCGCCGCGCCCGCCGAAGCGGCCGGGTTGCTGGAGATCGGCAGTCGGGTGCGGTTCCGGCACCCGCTGGTGCGCTCGGCCGTCTACCGGGACTGCTCGGAACCGGACCGTCGCCGCGTTCACGGCGCACTGGCCGCCGCCACCGACCCACACTCCGATCCGGACCGGCGCGCCTGGCACCGCGCGCGGGCTGTCCTGGGCGCCGACGAGGAGGTCGCCGCCGAGCTGGAACGCTCGGCCGGAAGGGCGCGTGCCCGCGGTGGCCTGGCCGCCGCGGCCGCGTTCCTGCAGCAGGCGGCCGAGCTGACGCCTGAACCTGCTCGCCGTGCGAGCCGGGCACTGACGGCCGCGCAGGCCAAGCACGCCGCGGGTGCGTCCGAGACAGCCCTGGAGCTGTTGACGATCGCTGCCTCCGGACCACTGGACGCCCTGCGGAATGCTCGCACCGCACTGTTGCGCGCCCAGATCAGCTTCCATCTCTCGCGCGGCGGCCAGGTGCCGCGGATGCTGCTCGATGCGGCCGAGACGCTTGCCCCGCTCGACCCTGCGTTGGCCCGCGAGACCTACCTGGACGCTTTCGACGCTGCGCTCATCACCGGTGGGGAGGCCGTTACGGTCGCCCGCGCTGCGCAGGCGGCTCCCAAGGCGGCCGTGCCACCGCTGCCTTCGGACCTGCTCCTCGACGGCCTGGTGAAGACATTCACGGTGGGCCAGGAGGCGGGAGCACCAGCGCTCCGACTTGCTCTCCGGGCGTTCCGCGACGAGCCGGACAGCGGCCGGTCGGCTGATGGCCAGAGCAACCGGTGGCTGTGGTTGGCGGCTCGTAACGCCGTCGGGCTTCTCGATGACGAACTCGTGCACGTCCTGGCGAGCCGTCACGTCCGGCTGGCTCGCGAGACCGGCGCGCTGGCGACGCTGCCCGCGGCCCTGAGCTTCATGACCTCTGTCCTGACCCTGACCGGCGAGCTCGCTCGCGCCGGCGAGTTGGCCGCGGAGTCGAGGTCGATCAGCGAGGCCATCGGCGCGGTTCATCTCAGACATGGCGCCGTCATGCTCGCTGCCTGGCGCGGCGACCAGGCCGTCGCCGCCCACCTGAACGACATCACGCTCCAGGACTTCGCCAATCCCAGCGGCGGTGGAGAGGTCGCGGTGGCCCACTACTCGATGGCGGTGCTGCACAACGGGCTCGGCAACTATGCCCAGGCACAGGCGGCGGCGGCACTGGCTTGTGACAGCGATGAGCTGGGCCTTGCCAGCGTCGGCCTGCCGGAGTTCATCGAGGCGGCGGTGCGTACCGACCACCCCGACGTCGCGGCGAGCGCCCTCGAGCAGTTCAGCGCGCGGGCGCTCGCCTGCAACACTCCTTGGGCGCTCGGTCTCACCGCTCGATCCCGCGCGCTGACCACCGCGGGGGCGGTCGCCGAGAAGAACTACCGCGAGGCGATCGAGCAGCTCGGCCAGTCCCGGATGAACAGCGAGACTGCTCGTGCGCACCTCGTGTACGGCGAGTGGCTGCGCCGCGAGGGCCGCCGTCAGGACGCTCGCGAGCAGCTCCGCACCGCCCACGTACTGCTGTCCGCCATGGGCGCGGACGCGTTCGCTGCCCGCGCAGCCCGTGAGCTGCGCGCCACTGGCGAACACCCCCGCAAGCGCTCCGCGCAACCCACCGACGCCCTCACCCCCCACGAGCTGCAGATTGCTCGTCTCGTGGCCACCGGTGCGACGACACGGGAAGTGGGCGCGCAGCTGTTCCTCAGTCCCCGCACGATCGAAGCTCACTTGCGCAGCATCTTCCGCAAGCTCGGGATCACGTCGCGTCGTCAGCTGAAGGATCTACAACTCGCCTGA